The Streptomyces laurentii genome contains a region encoding:
- a CDS encoding GCN5-related N-acetyltransferase (identified by MetaGeneAnnotator; putative;~sequence version:1), giving the protein MSDIKRVDPGGGDRVAVPDTRVSTAGYRIGFADDLSAGLCEEAAGLAQQCITGCSDDRPVSASLVRSRLTNALSGEPPVLALARDGSGALAGWCAVRRPEPGELRARLWGPVVAPSARRTGLGQRLLERVVGAVEWPLVTTDVPLDRPGAAAFFAGAGWWVLYTVTVLHRPAPCGPAARVDRLVTAEGVDDLAGYVARAAQRFGGHAPASAQATLDRWRDDARFRPENLLLDPATGSLLLALAQRNAATSELLLAEVWAPQAVRPRLIEDALALADRNALAAVRAVTRDNPAPFVAGGMSVLGTCHLFASPDEQQPGHGGTPDPTQGGPACP; this is encoded by the coding sequence ATGAGCGACATCAAGCGCGTCGATCCCGGTGGCGGAGATCGTGTCGCCGTTCCTGACACCCGGGTGAGCACTGCGGGCTACCGGATCGGCTTCGCCGATGACCTGTCGGCCGGCCTGTGCGAGGAAGCCGCCGGCCTTGCCCAGCAGTGCATCACCGGGTGCAGCGACGACCGCCCGGTCAGTGCCTCCCTGGTCCGCTCCAGGCTGACGAACGCACTGTCTGGAGAACCGCCCGTGCTCGCGCTGGCCCGTGACGGCAGTGGCGCTCTTGCCGGCTGGTGTGCCGTGCGCCGGCCTGAGCCCGGTGAGTTGAGGGCGCGGCTGTGGGGTCCGGTCGTCGCTCCGTCGGCCCGCCGAACGGGTCTGGGACAGAGGCTGCTGGAGAGGGTGGTTGGCGCGGTCGAGTGGCCGTTGGTGACCACGGACGTGCCGCTGGACCGTCCCGGTGCTGCCGCATTCTTCGCGGGCGCCGGGTGGTGGGTGCTGTACACGGTGACCGTCCTGCACCGGCCTGCGCCGTGTGGTCCCGCTGCCCGAGTCGACCGATTGGTCACCGCGGAGGGAGTCGATGACCTCGCCGGATATGTCGCTCGGGCTGCACAGCGGTTCGGCGGCCACGCACCGGCGTCCGCGCAGGCGACCTTGGACCGGTGGCGGGACGACGCCCGGTTCCGGCCCGAGAATCTGCTGCTCGACCCCGCGACCGGCTCCCTGCTGCTCGCCCTGGCCCAGCGCAACGCCGCCACCAGCGAGCTGCTTCTGGCCGAGGTTTGGGCCCCACAGGCCGTCCGGCCCCGGCTGATCGAGGATGCGCTCGCTCTCGCCGACCGGAACGCCCTGGCCGCCGTACGGGCGGTGACCCGGGACAACCCGGCACCGTTCGTGGCCGGCGGCATGAGCGTTCTCGGCACCTGTCACCTCTTCGCTTCGCCCGACGAACAGCAGCCGGGCCACGGCGGCACACCCGATCCGACCCAAGGAGGACCCGCATGTCCCTGA
- a CDS encoding regulator protein (identified by MetaGeneAnnotator; putative;~sequence version:1), producing the protein MTEPAREVPRLPAVVHNTISGNSPHPSIQAGAIDKLACWWRSATAARPPVCLLLDGVTHADQIRALTSGGSGHLVVATSRLPLAGGRTVSTAPAEGAGA; encoded by the coding sequence ATGACCGAGCCGGCACGCGAGGTGCCGCGTCTGCCCGCGGTGGTGCACAACACCATCAGCGGGAACAGTCCGCACCCCAGCATTCAGGCGGGCGCGATCGACAAGCTGGCCTGCTGGTGGAGATCGGCGACCGCCGCCCGGCCACCGGTGTGCCTGCTGCTGGACGGCGTCACCCACGCCGATCAGATCCGCGCCCTGACGTCCGGCGGGTCCGGGCATCTCGTCGTGGCCACCAGCCGCCTGCCGCTGGCTGGAGGGCGCACGGTGAGCACCGCGCCTGCCGAAGGAGCCGGAGCATGA
- a CDS encoding hypothetical protein (identified by MetaGeneAnnotator; putative;~sequence version:1), with product MTRHLDTAAYVGDRPPTLDELGLALHGIAAEHPGVCSLQEFGRSRAGRPMTMLTVPGGPLPVLVLGAPHPNEPIGMATALALARYVTGHAEARERVTWHIVGCADPDGVAANESWWAATPWPPSLEAYHRGLYRPPAAAQPEWTFPTSHFTATLPETRAVMGVIDAVRPALTVSLHNADSSGTFLLTSRAEPWLAEVMADIAGSHGLPVEGSPMDCIDLPPQGKGVFVLPDLTPPKATGSEEGTWGHTGASSAHYTDRHGGLGILPEVPMWATTPIDLPSEKAVCFLTEAHDALGRLIDRLPQSQDLFFLNAAIETRSILPRMAELIRENSEAGSGQDLALLIPCRAAGMLLRHIDQCLATDPKSPRLHAVRDGVDAFLRAWCRRAEQALRPRPLPLSRTAGYQLAMILAVAERLAAAPAGPSGTAT from the coding sequence ATGACCCGGCACCTCGACACGGCGGCGTACGTCGGCGACCGGCCGCCCACCCTGGACGAGCTGGGCCTGGCTCTGCACGGCATCGCGGCCGAGCACCCGGGGGTCTGCTCGCTGCAGGAGTTCGGCCGTTCCCGCGCCGGCCGCCCGATGACGATGCTGACCGTCCCCGGCGGGCCCCTGCCCGTGCTCGTCCTCGGGGCCCCGCACCCCAATGAACCGATCGGGATGGCGACCGCGCTGGCGCTCGCCCGGTACGTCACCGGCCACGCCGAGGCCCGCGAGCGGGTCACCTGGCACATCGTGGGATGCGCCGACCCCGACGGCGTCGCGGCCAACGAGTCGTGGTGGGCCGCGACGCCGTGGCCGCCGTCGCTGGAGGCGTACCACCGCGGCCTGTACCGGCCGCCGGCCGCCGCCCAGCCCGAATGGACCTTCCCCACCTCGCACTTCACCGCGACGCTGCCGGAGACCCGCGCCGTCATGGGCGTGATCGACGCGGTCCGGCCGGCGCTGACCGTGTCGCTCCACAACGCCGACTCGTCGGGGACCTTCCTGCTGACCTCCCGTGCGGAGCCCTGGCTCGCCGAGGTCATGGCGGACATCGCCGGATCGCACGGGCTGCCCGTCGAGGGGTCGCCGATGGACTGCATCGACCTCCCGCCCCAGGGCAAGGGCGTCTTCGTCCTGCCGGACCTCACCCCTCCCAAAGCGACAGGGAGCGAGGAGGGGACGTGGGGGCACACCGGCGCCAGCAGCGCCCACTACACGGACCGCCACGGCGGGCTTGGAATCCTTCCCGAGGTACCGATGTGGGCCACCACCCCGATCGACCTGCCGTCCGAGAAGGCCGTCTGTTTCCTCACCGAGGCCCACGACGCGCTCGGCAGGCTGATCGACCGACTCCCGCAGTCGCAGGACCTCTTCTTCCTGAACGCCGCGATCGAGACGCGGTCGATCCTGCCGAGGATGGCCGAGCTGATTCGGGAGAATTCGGAGGCTGGCAGCGGCCAGGACCTGGCCCTGCTCATCCCCTGCCGGGCCGCGGGCATGCTGCTGCGGCACATCGACCAGTGCCTCGCCACCGACCCGAAGTCCCCCCGACTCCACGCGGTGCGTGATGGCGTCGACGCCTTCTTGAGGGCCTGGTGCCGTCGGGCGGAGCAGGCGCTGCGGCCCCGGCCGCTCCCGTTGTCCCGTACGGCCGGATACCAGCTGGCGATGATCCTCGCGGTCGCCGAACGGCTCGCGGCGGCACCCGCTGGCCCGTCCGGGACCGCTACGTGA
- a CDS encoding hypothetical protein (identified by MetaGeneAnnotator; putative;~sequence version:1) — MRLRALSSAYPGRRGRPVLDPEAIPGLFLIAANVLGLALVGATAQTADNHTLGAASVPDLKPAEEQPPSSAANATAAQPREHAVRTVHPTVHDALEGQTL; from the coding sequence GTGCGTCTCCGAGCACTCTCATCGGCCTACCCGGGCAGACGTGGACGGCCCGTCCTCGATCCCGAGGCCATCCCCGGCCTCTTCCTGATCGCGGCGAACGTCCTTGGCCTCGCCCTCGTCGGCGCGACCGCCCAGACGGCCGACAACCACACCCTGGGCGCCGCGTCCGTGCCGGACTTGAAACCTGCCGAAGAGCAGCCGCCGTCATCGGCGGCCAACGCCACGGCAGCTCAGCCCCGCGAACACGCCGTCCGGACGGTGCACCCCACCGTCCACGATGCACTCGAAGGGCAGACCTTATGA
- a CDS encoding hypothetical protein (identified by MetaGeneAnnotator; putative;~sequence version:1), producing the protein MTAPAGARPLNASHLAVGRMLLEGETPEGAARRLSMFIGTVRRRLTEIGLRLGAATAVDRAVALLACGHLPPPQAGMRAPDLRPVDIAVLRVLTKLAPEVTLPEDLRYDDAFLTHVEELRVRCGARTDAHLAALAAAWNLLPGLVPQPTPGKEE; encoded by the coding sequence ATGACGGCCCCCGCGGGCGCACGTCCGCTGAACGCGTCGCATCTGGCGGTCGGCAGGATGCTTCTCGAAGGCGAGACGCCGGAAGGGGCCGCGCGGCGGCTGTCGATGTTCATCGGGACGGTCCGCCGGCGCCTCACCGAGATCGGGCTCCGCTTGGGCGCCGCTACCGCGGTCGACCGGGCGGTCGCCCTGCTGGCCTGCGGTCATCTGCCCCCGCCGCAGGCCGGCATGCGCGCCCCGGATCTCCGTCCCGTCGACATCGCGGTCCTGAGGGTTCTCACCAAGCTCGCCCCCGAGGTCACCCTCCCGGAAGACCTCCGCTACGACGACGCCTTCCTCACCCACGTCGAGGAGCTGCGCGTGCGGTGTGGGGCCCGGACCGATGCCCACCTTGCCGCCCTGGCTGCCGCCTGGAACCTCCTGCCCGGCCTCGTCCCCCAGCCCACCCCCGGGAAGGAGGAGTAG
- a CDS encoding glucoamylase (Glucoamylase [Streptomyces venezuelae ATCC10712];~Glucoamylase and related glycosyl hydrolases [Carbohydrate transport andmetabolism]; COG3387;~Glycosyl hydrolases family 15; pfam00723;~identified by MetaGeneAnnotator; putative), whose amino-acid sequence MGRCHAIDLDTADGSQLWVDADARVRRDGADLVAEFTVSADEQVAFVLSWQEGGVHSPPPSPAPDALLKHTLDFWEEWAARCTYTGPDREAVVRSLLTLAALIYAPTGAIVAAPTTSLPEEIGGVRNYDYRYAWLRDGAFTIGALADSGYLREAQAWISWMVAAGAGTPGRRQIMYGVGGETELAERELGWLPGYEGSAPVRIGNGAAGQLQIDVYGELADVLCDVALDAPGWARRIGSVVVGLATELEKLWDKPDAGIWEVRGPQRHFVHSKIMAWTALDRAIRFIEGGHAEGPVERWRVLRAAIHAEVCEKGYDAERNTFTQSYGSAELDASLLHAMLTGFLPADDKRVIGTVEAVQCELGTDDGLVLRYRTSGDRVGLDGFPGDESCFLICSGWLAECLALIGRPYEARTVLDSLLAASNGLGLLAEEYDPVAGRRLGNFPQAFSHIALLGAVRAAATANLGGAHGRGESGARV is encoded by the coding sequence GTGGGCCGGTGCCACGCCATCGACCTCGACACGGCCGACGGCTCGCAGCTGTGGGTCGACGCCGATGCCCGCGTGCGCCGGGACGGCGCCGATCTCGTCGCCGAGTTCACTGTCTCCGCGGACGAGCAGGTTGCCTTCGTGCTGTCGTGGCAGGAGGGCGGCGTGCACAGCCCGCCCCCTTCGCCGGCCCCCGATGCCCTGCTGAAGCACACGCTCGACTTCTGGGAGGAGTGGGCGGCCCGCTGCACCTACACCGGTCCGGACCGTGAGGCGGTTGTCCGCTCGCTGCTGACCCTGGCCGCGCTCATCTACGCGCCGACCGGCGCGATCGTGGCCGCACCGACCACCTCGTTGCCCGAGGAGATCGGCGGCGTCCGCAACTACGACTACCGCTACGCCTGGCTGCGTGACGGCGCTTTCACCATCGGGGCCCTGGCCGACTCCGGCTACCTGCGCGAGGCCCAGGCGTGGATCAGCTGGATGGTGGCCGCCGGCGCGGGTACTCCCGGACGGCGGCAGATCATGTACGGGGTCGGCGGCGAGACGGAGCTGGCCGAGCGGGAGCTGGGCTGGCTGCCCGGGTACGAGGGCTCGGCGCCGGTCCGGATCGGCAACGGCGCGGCCGGGCAGCTGCAGATCGACGTCTACGGTGAACTCGCGGACGTTCTCTGCGATGTGGCGCTCGACGCCCCCGGGTGGGCGCGGCGGATCGGCTCGGTCGTCGTCGGTCTCGCCACGGAGCTGGAGAAGCTGTGGGACAAGCCCGACGCTGGCATCTGGGAGGTACGCGGGCCGCAGCGGCACTTCGTCCACTCCAAGATCATGGCCTGGACCGCGCTCGATCGAGCTATCCGGTTCATCGAGGGCGGGCACGCCGAGGGGCCGGTGGAGCGGTGGCGGGTGCTGCGCGCGGCGATCCACGCCGAGGTGTGCGAGAAGGGTTACGACGCCGAGCGGAACACCTTCACCCAGTCCTACGGCTCGGCGGAGCTGGATGCCTCCCTCCTTCACGCCATGCTCACCGGGTTTCTGCCGGCGGACGACAAGCGGGTGATCGGCACGGTCGAGGCGGTCCAGTGTGAGCTGGGCACGGATGACGGTCTGGTGCTGCGGTACCGGACCTCGGGCGACCGGGTCGGCCTCGATGGCTTCCCCGGCGACGAGAGCTGCTTCCTGATCTGCAGCGGGTGGCTGGCCGAGTGCCTCGCTCTGATCGGCCGCCCCTACGAGGCCCGCACCGTCCTGGACAGCCTGCTCGCGGCGAGCAACGGCCTCGGCCTGCTCGCTGAGGAGTACGACCCTGTCGCCGGGCGCCGGCTCGGCAACTTCCCGCAGGCGTTCAGCCACATCGCGCTCTTGGGCGCCGTACGCGCCGCCGCCACCGCGAACCTGGGTGGCGCACATGGTCGTGGTGAGTCCGGAGCCAGGGTATGA
- a CDS encoding sec-independent protein translocase protein tatC (identified by MetaGeneAnnotator; putative;~sequence version:1): MVRPYPGRARSSDRIVTWPVRPVTIRTSRGVPPPGTMKSVTVVVPELVLHQVSRTIESPTYRRQDPGTVSPSR, encoded by the coding sequence GTGGTGCGGCCGTATCCGGGCCGCGCCCGCAGCAGCGACCGCATCGTCACCTGGCCGGTCAGGCCGGTCACGATCCGGACCAGCCGCGGCGTCCCGCCGCCCGGCACCATGAAGTCGGTGACCGTCGTGGTGCCGGAATTGGTGCTCCACCAGGTCTCCAGGACCATCGAGTCACCCACGTACCGGCGGCAGGACCCCGGCACGGTGTCCCCGTCCAGGTAG
- a CDS encoding hypothetical protein (Hypothetical protein XNR_5467 [Streptomyces albus J1074];~identified by MetaGeneAnnotator; putative), producing MCQHQPVCPTADSADREAARPTASHPEQGWSLLCNGVLLFEDTGELLPNGRIIAPHRGNLAVTA from the coding sequence ATGTGCCAGCACCAACCCGTCTGCCCCACCGCCGACTCCGCCGACCGGGAGGCGGCCCGCCCGACCGCGTCTCACCCCGAGCAGGGATGGAGCCTGCTGTGCAACGGCGTCCTGCTCTTCGAGGACACCGGGGAGCTTCTCCCCAACGGCCGGATCATCGCCCCGCACCGTGGCAACCTGGCGGTGACCGCATGA
- a CDS encoding hypothetical protein (identified by MetaGeneAnnotator; putative;~sequence version:1) — MLKQDLTALRRVTTRRVWTAAAVENAHHRVWAATGPWLGLARSRRDHTDSPADQARWDAWISALTPPERSGTRSYADVCVLAGRARNMLRALRRTLPPCPSVGSVAAEIERRIQSGGLPPGVLADRVSLAKDLRVPGEHVDLALADLAACGLVEVSAGGWAVVTSMAPGSGHHPGAHGRQAVTAGGAGAGAA, encoded by the coding sequence ATGCTGAAACAGGACCTCACCGCACTGCGGCGGGTAACCACCCGCCGCGTCTGGACAGCGGCGGCCGTCGAGAACGCGCACCACCGCGTCTGGGCGGCGACCGGACCGTGGCTGGGTCTGGCTCGGTCCCGGCGCGACCACACCGACTCCCCTGCGGACCAGGCGCGGTGGGACGCGTGGATCTCCGCGCTGACGCCGCCCGAGCGGTCCGGCACCAGGAGCTACGCCGACGTGTGCGTCCTGGCTGGCAGGGCTCGGAACATGCTGCGGGCGCTCAGGCGGACGCTTCCGCCCTGTCCGTCGGTCGGCTCGGTAGCTGCCGAGATCGAGCGGCGAATCCAAAGCGGCGGCCTACCCCCGGGCGTCCTGGCCGACCGGGTCTCACTGGCGAAAGATCTTCGGGTTCCGGGTGAGCACGTCGATCTGGCGCTCGCGGACCTGGCGGCATGCGGCCTGGTGGAAGTCAGTGCCGGGGGCTGGGCGGTCGTCACCAGTATGGCCCCGGGGTCCGGACACCACCCGGGCGCGCACGGCCGGCAGGCCGTCACCGCAGGCGGGGCCGGGGCGGGTGCGGCGTGA
- a CDS encoding hypothetical protein (identified by MetaGeneAnnotator; putative;~sequence version:1), producing MKTCRRETRPTCGRTPPSDRTQEPARRQLTRRGRLAPSSRPAGLRPDDAKEHWRECLGRLHQALSGTGLALRSRARFWHPETVDFLVYRAASPFSTSE from the coding sequence GTGAAGACCTGCCGCCGCGAGACCAGGCCGACGTGCGGCCGGACTCCTCCATCGGACCGAACGCAAGAGCCGGCCCGCCGCCAGCTGACGCGGAGGGGCCGTCTCGCGCCGTCATCTAGACCGGCCGGGCTGCGGCCCGACGACGCGAAGGAGCACTGGCGCGAGTGCCTCGGCCGCCTGCATCAGGCCCTGTCCGGCACCGGCCTCGCCCTCCGCTCCCGAGCACGCTTCTGGCACCCCGAGACCGTCGACTTCCTCGTCTACCGCGCCGCCTCCCCGTTCTCGACCTCGGAGTAA
- a CDS encoding hypothetical protein (identified by MetaGeneAnnotator; putative;~sequence version:1) produces MSTDHTSQTLSVTSTAPTHPYLARELVDRATRADEHWARLARMQPVDQLVGAGRHMDHVNAAFLARAVADYGWPGVPLTGEEGARAAWRLALRADTRADIQRLASRLMHEAVDRGTASLRQWAHLYDRCLVNADLPQLYGTQYRLGPDGPQRQRVSNPVSDLDARRAAVGLPPAGLALRRLRDRLSADPSFHGATPAVLVDAA; encoded by the coding sequence GTGAGCACCGACCACACGTCACAGACCCTGAGCGTGACGAGTACCGCTCCGACGCACCCCTACCTCGCGCGCGAGCTGGTCGACCGGGCGACGAGGGCTGATGAGCACTGGGCTCGACTGGCCCGAATGCAGCCGGTCGACCAGTTGGTCGGCGCGGGCCGCCACATGGATCACGTCAACGCGGCGTTCCTGGCGCGAGCCGTCGCGGACTACGGATGGCCCGGCGTGCCGCTCACCGGAGAGGAAGGGGCGAGGGCCGCGTGGCGTCTCGCTCTTCGCGCGGACACCCGGGCCGACATCCAGCGGCTCGCCTCCCGGTTGATGCACGAGGCCGTGGACCGGGGTACCGCCTCCTTACGGCAGTGGGCTCACCTCTACGACCGGTGTCTCGTGAACGCCGATCTGCCGCAGCTCTACGGCACCCAGTACCGCCTCGGCCCCGACGGACCCCAGCGGCAGAGGGTGTCCAACCCGGTCAGCGACCTCGACGCGCGCCGGGCCGCGGTGGGACTTCCGCCTGCCGGCCTCGCGCTGCGGAGACTGCGGGACCGCCTGTCAGCGGACCCGAGCTTCCACGGCGCGACGCCCGCCGTCCTTGTGGACGCGGCATGA
- a CDS encoding gntR family transcriptional regulator (identified by MetaGeneAnnotator; putative;~sequence version:1) has product MTANTEAVPNSQKGDPIGNSVSIRLRSDLVALSRIERWHGRLSGGDTEGVLRVVTPWLQAAENHRRAAEGSPSDQVCWQDLIDQVRNSPEADFVSVSTAARLLLRDLAEAFLPGPSVSELADRIRMKITDGALPSGSLRSRVRIPAEAGLTSFARTRVDLALQDLAADGLIAVGHSYQAQVASPRKTCRQLAVATDLLRVLVSAGVYPPVSSLPTQQELSRLLVTEKPVVSRALHQLHEEGFLSVQQGLRAVVRPVPPAPVSAPPTLQSLVGRLRSAAPSSTDLDRAAIRASCHRAKVWWHRRLVPHTESLRNVRQSLVAAAADLLPLAARRHPNDPAAYAVLGLTVTAALHDLPAEREIEAWRLACVANAVLGVLDLAGDAA; this is encoded by the coding sequence ATGACCGCCAACACCGAAGCCGTTCCCAACTCGCAGAAAGGCGATCCCATCGGCAACTCGGTGTCCATCCGGCTCCGGTCGGATCTGGTGGCGCTGTCGCGGATCGAGAGGTGGCACGGCAGGCTCTCCGGCGGCGACACGGAGGGTGTGCTGCGGGTGGTGACGCCCTGGCTGCAGGCCGCCGAGAACCACCGGAGGGCAGCAGAAGGCTCGCCTTCCGACCAGGTCTGCTGGCAGGACCTCATTGACCAGGTGCGCAACAGCCCCGAAGCCGATTTCGTGTCGGTGAGCACAGCGGCACGGCTGCTGCTCCGGGATCTGGCGGAGGCGTTCTTGCCGGGGCCGAGCGTAAGCGAACTCGCGGACCGGATACGCATGAAGATCACCGACGGCGCTCTCCCGTCCGGGAGTCTGCGGTCGCGTGTGCGCATTCCGGCGGAAGCGGGTCTCACTTCGTTCGCCAGGACGCGAGTGGACCTAGCGCTCCAGGACCTCGCAGCCGATGGACTGATAGCGGTCGGCCACTCGTACCAAGCCCAGGTGGCCAGCCCCAGGAAGACATGCCGCCAGCTCGCTGTCGCGACCGACCTGCTGCGCGTTCTGGTGTCGGCCGGCGTCTATCCCCCCGTGTCGTCCCTGCCCACCCAGCAGGAGCTGTCCCGGCTCCTCGTTACTGAGAAGCCGGTCGTTAGCCGGGCCTTGCACCAGCTGCACGAGGAGGGGTTCCTGTCCGTCCAGCAGGGCTTGAGAGCAGTGGTCCGCCCGGTGCCGCCGGCCCCTGTGAGCGCGCCGCCCACGCTGCAGAGCTTGGTCGGGCGGCTACGCAGTGCTGCACCGTCCAGTACGGACCTCGATCGTGCGGCGATCCGCGCGAGCTGCCACAGGGCCAAGGTCTGGTGGCACCGCCGCTTAGTCCCCCACACCGAATCGCTGCGGAACGTGCGCCAGAGCCTGGTCGCCGCCGCCGCGGACCTGCTCCCACTCGCCGCCCGCCGACACCCGAACGACCCGGCCGCGTACGCCGTCCTCGGGCTCACCGTCACCGCCGCGCTGCACGACTTGCCGGCGGAGCGGGAGATCGAAGCCTGGCGTCTCGCGTGCGTGGCCAACGCTGTCCTGGGCGTCCTCGACCTCGCGGGTGATGCCGCGTGA